The genome window GTTTCGTACCGCCGCAAATCAATGAGTGGGACAAGTCAAATCTCGATGGAAAAATAATCACAAAGAACATTGTCGAAACAGCACAAAAATTTGTACCGGAAATGAGGAAAAAAGGGGCCGATCTGGTTATCGCAATGGCTCATACCGGGTTTAGCGGAAATGAATCGAATACCGAGGACGCCGTATATGCACTGAGCAGAGTACAGGGTATCGATGCCATCACATTCTCTCACACGCACAAATTATTCCCTGCCAAAACAGAGGCAGCGCTTGATGGTTTGTTCTTGGGACCGGATAAAAAACCATTGCCAGGCGTTGATAATGCAAAAGGAACGATCAATGGCGTTCCAGCTGTACAAGCCGGTTATGGCGGCGGCTCGCTGGGGCTGATCGATTTAACCATCGCAAAAGAAAAAGGAAAATGGAAGGTAGTTGATTCACAATCCTCCACTCGGGAAACGTGGGCGACAGATCCGAAAGATCCAAAAAAAATCATCAGTTCGGTAGAAGCAGATCCAGCAGTCGTGAATGCCGTGCAAGCGGTTCATGAGGACACAATCTCTTACGTGAATACACCAATCGGGAAAACAACAGATGACATCTACAGCTATTTTGCTTTGGTGCAGGATGATCCGTCCATTCAAGTGGTGACGAACGCACAAAAATGGTATGTAGAGAAGTATATCGCAGCAAGTAAGCCCCAGTACAAAGATCTCCCGATTTTATCAGTAGGCGCACCATTCAAGGCTGGTCGCAACGGGGTTGAAGAGTATACGGAAATTAAAAAAGGTGACTTGACCATCCGCAGTGCCGGTGACCTGTACCTTTACGACAATACGCTGAAAGCAGTAAAGGTAAAAGGCTCTGTCGTGAAAGAGTGGCTCGAGATGTCAGCTGGCATGTTCAACCAAATCGATGCTGCAAAAACAGAAGAGCAACAGTTATTGAATCCAGCATTCCCTGTTTTCAACTTCGATGTGATTGATGGTGTTCACTATCAAATCGATGTCACCAAGCCGGCAAAATATGATACAGCCGGCAAGCTGATCAATCCGGATAGCAGTCGAGTGGTCAATCTCAATTTTAACGGTAAGCCTATCGATCCGAGCCAGGACTTTATTGTTGTAACCAACAACTACCGTGCAGGCGGCGGCGGTAACTTCCCGGGTGTGAAAGGAAGCGAGTTGGTCGTTGACTCTGCGGATGAGAATCGCCAAATCTTGATGGATTATATCTCCGGAATGAAGGAAATCGTACCAACCGCTGACCAAAACTGGTCCCTGACTCCAATCGCAGAGCCGGTACATGTGACCTTTACAACTTCGCCAAAAGCAGCAGCCTATCTTGAAGAGGGAAGCAATATAACGTATTTAGATCGACTGGATGATAAAGGATTCGGTATTTTTGAAATCAAGCTTGGCGGTTCAGCAACCACCCCAGGGGAAAAAGTAAAGGTTCAATTGTTAGGTTTGAATGACTTGCACGGCCAGCTCGATACAGACACAAAGGTAGGGACTCAATTGGCAGGGAGCATGGAATATACGGCTGCTGCGATAAAACAGCATGAGGCGGAAAATCCCAATACGCTTCTTGTAGAGGTAGGCGACATGATTGGGGGAAGTCCTTTGATCTCCGCGCAATTTCAAGATGAACCTACCGTCGAAGTGATGGAAGCAATGGGTTATGACGTCGGGACTCTGGGCAATCATGAGTTCGACGAAGGGATAGCCGAATTGCAGCGCATGATACATGGCGGAGAACATTCAAAAGGAACAAAAGGTTATGACGGGATCAATTTCCCAATCGTCGCTGCAAATGCATTTGACACCTCAACCGGCAAACTTATTACAGATCCATATGTGGTGAAAGAAGTCGGCGGTGTCAAGATCGGGTTCATCGGGGTCGTAACTCAGGAAACTCCAAACATGATCGTGAGAAAAGGCAACGAAGCATTGAAGATAACCGATGAAGTGGAAGCGATCAATCAATACACCGAAGAATTAAAGAAACAGGGAATCAAGGCTATTGTGGTCCTCGCACACAATCCGGCCACTCAAACAGGCAAGGCAGATTTATATGACGCAACAGATATCGCAGAGAAAGTGGATGACGAAGTAGACGTGATTTTTGCTGCCCACAACCATGTTTTCGTGAATAAAGAAGTAGACAATAAATTAATCGTTGAAGCGTATTCGTATGGTTCAGCCTTTTCAGACGTCGACCTGGAAATTGATCCGCTGACAGGTGATATTGTTAACAAAAAAGCAGAAGTCGTGACCGTATATCAGAAGGATTACACGCCAGACCCTGCTGTATCGGCGATCATCCAGAAGTACGAAGATCAGATTGCTCCGATCAAAGCGGAAGTCGTCGGTGAATCCTCCGCAGCATTGCCGAAAGGATATCCTTCTGTTTCGGAAGATCAAGGTGACATTGCACTTGGAAATTTAATCGCGGATGGAATGAAGCAGGCGATGGATGCAGATTTTGCTATGATGAATGGCGGTGGTGTCCGTGCGGATCTCCCAGCAGGTAATGTTACATTCGGCGATTTGTTCGCGATTCAGCCGTTTGGAAATGTGCTCAACAAGGTGAAATTAAGCGGCGCGGATTTAGAGACGGTACTGAACAACCAAATCACTGACAGAGGTCTTGATTTCCATATCTCCGGTTTTACTTACACGTATACCTATGACAGCACGGCAAAAACAGGGAAAGTAGTGGACATCTTTTTGCCGGATGGAAGCAAGATCGATAAAAGCAAAGAATATAGCGTGGTTGTGAATAACTATATGTACGGCAATGTGAAGTATGGAATTGGCACGTTAGGAACAGATCTTGAGGTGGGGCCAGAAGATTTACCAGCAACGGTTGATTTTGTAAAATCACTGCCCAAGCCATTTGGTTATAAAGTGGAAGGCAGAATCCAAAAAGTGATGGCTCCAGTGGCGACGCCGTAAATTCCGTTTGTCCATGCTTGGTAATTGTAAGAGGACCTCCCGAGGCTTTGCCTTTGGGTGTCCTCTTTGTTTATTCGGATATTTGGCTGTGATAATAGGGCGATTGTTTGGAGACACGTGACCAAATCCTGGCGCTCTTCATAATGTAATTTGGGCACTTGGAATCGTGTCCGATACGTAGTGAATGGAACTAGGGGTGTCGTGATATGGAAAATGAAAGCCGGAATGAATATATACCGCAGCCGATAAGGAACGATGGTGCCGGTTGGTGGGATTTTGGTCCACGGGACGTTATGCGAGACCTGGAGAACCCCGACATGCTTGTTTCACCCGTCACCGATGCTGGCTCGTTGCCCAATATGAGGTTCTCTTTCTCCGACGCACATATGCAGTTAAATCAAGGCGGCTGGTCAAGGGAAGTGACGGTGAGAGAGTTGCCGATAGCGACCACGATTGCTGGGGTGAATATGGCTCTGACTCCCGGTGGTGTGCGTGAGTTGCATTGGCATCAACAAGCGGAATGGGCGATCATGCTTGTGGGGCGAGCACGAATTACATCAGTCGACCAGAATGGGAGGAACTTCATTGCAGACGTAGGCGTGGGCGACCTATGGTACTTCCCTCCCGGAATTCCGCATTCGATTCAAGGGCTGGAAGAAGGGTGCGAGTTTTTGCTCGCCTTCCCCGACGGCAGTTTCTCCGACCTCAATACTTTATCGATCTCCGATTGGTTCGCACATACGCCAAAGGGAGTACTATCAGCGAATTTCGGTGTTCCACCAAGTGCTTTTGCCCATAATCCGAACCATCAGGTATACATTTTCCAAGGAACCATTCCCGGTCCACTCGAAAATCAGCAGGTACCAGACCCGTACGGAACCGTACCAAAAACCTTTACACATCGGCTGCTCGCACAAGAGCCGATTGTAACTCCGGGTGGGAGTACCGTGCGTATCGTGGATTCAACAAACTTTCCTATATCGACTCAAATTGCCGCATCGTTACTGGAAATCAAACCGGGCGCAATGAGAGAAATGCATTGGCATCCCAATAATGATGAATGGCAATATTACATCTCTGGTAAGGCACGCATGACCGTTTTTGCACCCAATGGTACGGCGCGTACTTTCGATTATCGTGCCGGTGATGTAGGTTATGTACCGAGAGCATTCGGTCATTATATCCAGAATACTGGAAATCAAAGCGTATGGGCTTTGGAGATGTTCAAAAGTGACCGTTTTGAAGATGTTTCACTGAATCAGTGGATGTCGCTGACGCCTCATCAGCTGGTACAACAGAACCTGCATGTAGGACCGGAATTAATGAACGCTTTGCGAAAAGAAAAACAATTCATTGTAGAGTATCCGTCATTTTCTTTTAGCCAGATAAAGGGGAGATAAGGACATCGGCATGAAAAGCTCTCCATTATAATTGGAGAGCTTTTTTCCGGTTCCCAATCATTAAAAAAGGCGGCACAATTGCCGCAAATTCATAATAAAAAGTTAATCACAGGTACTAGCAACAATGGCTAAGAGAACGAAAAGAACCAAGACTAAAGCAAAATTATCATCAAAAAAACCCATTGATATCACCCCTAAATGAGTTTGAGGAAATACCTCAAAAACAAGGTATGCAATCTCATGAACGATGTATAGACATCCCCCCAGGAAGGAACAATATAGGTTTTACTGGTTTCAGTTAGCAGGAGCGAT of Brevibacillus choshinensis contains these proteins:
- a CDS encoding bifunctional 2',3'-cyclic-nucleotide 2'-phosphodiesterase/3'-nucleotidase; this encodes MKKRGKMSANRILTTTLAVSLFATPMFSSPISAEGTGALKDKPNQQLDPDSNSSQPGSNQHSENENSRFKLRIMETTDIHTNLLNYDYFKNTVSEKIGLAKTATLINQARNEVKNSVLVDNGDLIQGSPLGTFQAKIDPLKDGEVHPAIQAMNLMHYDMATLGNHEFNYGLDFLDEVYDDAQFPFVNANVYVDDHDNNPGNDRNKYTPYQILNKKIIDESGKTKVIKIGYIGFVPPQINEWDKSNLDGKIITKNIVETAQKFVPEMRKKGADLVIAMAHTGFSGNESNTEDAVYALSRVQGIDAITFSHTHKLFPAKTEAALDGLFLGPDKKPLPGVDNAKGTINGVPAVQAGYGGGSLGLIDLTIAKEKGKWKVVDSQSSTRETWATDPKDPKKIISSVEADPAVVNAVQAVHEDTISYVNTPIGKTTDDIYSYFALVQDDPSIQVVTNAQKWYVEKYIAASKPQYKDLPILSVGAPFKAGRNGVEEYTEIKKGDLTIRSAGDLYLYDNTLKAVKVKGSVVKEWLEMSAGMFNQIDAAKTEEQQLLNPAFPVFNFDVIDGVHYQIDVTKPAKYDTAGKLINPDSSRVVNLNFNGKPIDPSQDFIVVTNNYRAGGGGNFPGVKGSELVVDSADENRQILMDYISGMKEIVPTADQNWSLTPIAEPVHVTFTTSPKAAAYLEEGSNITYLDRLDDKGFGIFEIKLGGSATTPGEKVKVQLLGLNDLHGQLDTDTKVGTQLAGSMEYTAAAIKQHEAENPNTLLVEVGDMIGGSPLISAQFQDEPTVEVMEAMGYDVGTLGNHEFDEGIAELQRMIHGGEHSKGTKGYDGINFPIVAANAFDTSTGKLITDPYVVKEVGGVKIGFIGVVTQETPNMIVRKGNEALKITDEVEAINQYTEELKKQGIKAIVVLAHNPATQTGKADLYDATDIAEKVDDEVDVIFAAHNHVFVNKEVDNKLIVEAYSYGSAFSDVDLEIDPLTGDIVNKKAEVVTVYQKDYTPDPAVSAIIQKYEDQIAPIKAEVVGESSAALPKGYPSVSEDQGDIALGNLIADGMKQAMDADFAMMNGGGVRADLPAGNVTFGDLFAIQPFGNVLNKVKLSGADLETVLNNQITDRGLDFHISGFTYTYTYDSTAKTGKVVDIFLPDGSKIDKSKEYSVVVNNYMYGNVKYGIGTLGTDLEVGPEDLPATVDFVKSLPKPFGYKVEGRIQKVMAPVATP
- a CDS encoding YjcZ family sporulation protein; protein product: MGFFDDNFALVLVLFVLLAIVASTCD
- a CDS encoding oxalate decarboxylase family bicupin, whose translation is MENESRNEYIPQPIRNDGAGWWDFGPRDVMRDLENPDMLVSPVTDAGSLPNMRFSFSDAHMQLNQGGWSREVTVRELPIATTIAGVNMALTPGGVRELHWHQQAEWAIMLVGRARITSVDQNGRNFIADVGVGDLWYFPPGIPHSIQGLEEGCEFLLAFPDGSFSDLNTLSISDWFAHTPKGVLSANFGVPPSAFAHNPNHQVYIFQGTIPGPLENQQVPDPYGTVPKTFTHRLLAQEPIVTPGGSTVRIVDSTNFPISTQIAASLLEIKPGAMREMHWHPNNDEWQYYISGKARMTVFAPNGTARTFDYRAGDVGYVPRAFGHYIQNTGNQSVWALEMFKSDRFEDVSLNQWMSLTPHQLVQQNLHVGPELMNALRKEKQFIVEYPSFSFSQIKGR